A single region of the Bartonella harrusi genome encodes:
- the yihA gene encoding ribosome biogenesis GTP-binding protein YihA/YsxC, with protein sequence MTKCFSLSGVFSYNWIFIRGVPAIHFLPPEGPPEIAFAGRSNVGKSSLINALVQQKGLARTSNTPGRTQELNYFVPDGFSGKPGDLPPLALVDMPGYGFAKAPKNLVDAWTHLIFSYLQGRTTLKRVYILIDSRHGIKKNDAEVLDLLDKAAVSYQIVLTKSDKIKLNILEKLIITTKRQLLKRPASYPEILVTSSEKACGLEELRTAILQTIGI encoded by the coding sequence TCTTATAACTGGATTTTTATTCGTGGTGTACCAGCAATACACTTTCTTCCACCAGAAGGCCCCCCCGAAATCGCATTTGCGGGACGTTCTAATGTTGGAAAATCTTCTCTTATCAATGCACTTGTTCAACAAAAAGGTTTGGCACGTACCTCAAATACACCAGGACGTACGCAGGAACTTAATTACTTCGTACCCGATGGTTTCAGTGGAAAACCTGGGGATCTCCCCCCTCTAGCACTCGTAGATATGCCAGGCTATGGTTTTGCCAAAGCTCCTAAGAATCTCGTTGATGCGTGGACACATTTGATTTTTAGCTATTTACAAGGACGCACAACGCTAAAACGTGTTTATATTTTAATTGATTCACGCCATGGAATTAAAAAAAATGATGCAGAAGTTCTCGATCTCCTCGATAAAGCAGCTGTTTCGTACCAAATTGTTTTAACGAAAAGTGATAAAATAAAATTGAACATCCTTGAAAAATTAATAATAACCACAAAAAGACAGCTTCTCAAACGCCCAGCCTCTTATCCTGAAATTCTTGTGACATCTTCAGAAAAAGCATGCGGTTTGGAAGAATTACGTACTGCTATTTTACAAACGATCGGAATATAA